The Vibrio toranzoniae sequence ATTCTTCGGTTGAAGTGGGCAATGGCTTTGCACCATGTACCATGACGGCGATGTCTTATGATTTTCCTCAGGACAAACCGGTAATGCGGTTTCTTGATACTAGAGGGCTGGGTGAGGCAGATTACGATCCGAAAGAAGATCTGGAAGAGATAGGTCTGGCTGGTAACGCGCTGGTGGTTGTGATGAAAGCCGATGAGCCAGAACAGTCTGCTGTGTTTGCTGCTTTGAAACAGATTAAGAAGCAAAAGAAAATTAAGCACTTGTTACTTGTTCATACTGCAGTAATGTGTTCCAGTGAAACAGACCGCGCAAGACAAGTTCAATTTAATTCCAATCAAGTGGAAAGGGTTTGGGGGAAGGGCTTTGAATCGATATCGGTCGATTTCGAGACTGATGACTCGAGCAACAACAGTGGCTTAATCTACAATTATGAAGCCTTGATTGAACAGTTAACGAATATCCTGCCTGTTATCGGAATGATGGTGGTTGACAAAGAGCATTCCACGCAAGAAGAGGCCAACTTCGACCACGTAGAAAATGAGGTACTTTGGTACGCGGGAAGTGCTGCGACCAGTGATTTGATTCCGGGTGTTGGCTTAGTGTCCGTGCCTGCGATTCAAGCAAAAATGCTTCATAGTTTGGCGAACCAGTATGGGGTTGAGTGGAACAAGAGAGTATTCAGTGAGTTAATAGGTACGTTGGGAAGTAGCTTTGCTTTGCAATACGGAATGAAACTGGGCTCTCGACAATTGATAAAGCTGATTCCAGTTTATGGTCAGACGGTTGGAGCCGTTGCTGCTGCAGCTATGAGTTTTGGCACCAGTTATGGTTTAGG is a genomic window containing:
- a CDS encoding YcjF family protein, whose product is MFDQIKDFINPSKNPDLTPAHEYQRKHLPTLWLLGKTGAGKSSFIQAVTGDSSVEVGNGFAPCTMTAMSYDFPQDKPVMRFLDTRGLGEADYDPKEDLEEIGLAGNALVVVMKADEPEQSAVFAALKQIKKQKKIKHLLLVHTAVMCSSETDRARQVQFNSNQVERVWGKGFESISVDFETDDSSNNSGLIYNYEALIEQLTNILPVIGMMVVDKEHSTQEEANFDHVENEVLWYAGSAATSDLIPGVGLVSVPAIQAKMLHSLANQYGVEWNKRVFSELIGTLGSSFALQYGMKLGSRQLIKLIPVYGQTVGAVAAAAMSFGTSYGLGRAACFYFYHKNKGEEVSEQEMQKIYKESLKKGKAASGYEEN